The following are encoded in a window of Sciurus carolinensis unplaced genomic scaffold, mSciCar1.2, whole genome shotgun sequence genomic DNA:
- the LOC124974003 gene encoding olfactory receptor 2C3-like yields the protein MALAAETTSCFMSRAPHTAGPLALPSGHQRLEVTNGSSPAVFVLLGFSARPSLEPVLFVVVLGCYVVSVLGNATIVLLARVDVRLHTPMYFFLANLSFLDVSFTTSIVPQLLVNLWGPRKTISYAGCVVQFYVSHWLGATECVLLAVMSYDRYAAICKPLHYTVIMHTRLCLGLAFTSWFGGLTTSMVGSTLTMLLPLCGHNCIDHFFCEMPLIMQLACVDTRVNELEMYVASFVFVVLPLGLILVSYGHIAQAVLKIRSAEGRRKAFGTCSSHLAVVSLFYGSILFMYLQPAKSSSHEQGKFIALFYTVATPMLNPLIYTLRNKDVKQALRHCVGALL from the coding sequence ATGGCTCTAGCTGCTGAGACCACCTCCTGCTTCATGTCCAGGGCCCCCCACACAGCTGGCCCTTTGGCCCTGCCCTCTGGGCATCAGAGGCTGGAAGTGACCAATGGAAGTTCTCCTGCCGTGTTTGTGCTCCTGGGCTTCTCTGCCCGCCCCTCGCTGGAGCCCGTGCTCTTTGTGGTGGTCTTGGGGTGCTACGTGGTGTCTGTCCTGGGCAATGCCACCATCGTCCTGCTCGCCCGGGTGGACGTGCGTCTCCATACGCCTATGTACTTCTTTCTTGCCAACCTGTCCTTCCTGGACGTCAGCTTCACCACCAGCATCGTCCCCCAGCTGCTGGTCAACCTCTGGGGACCACGGAAAACCATCAGCTATGCTGGGTGTGTGGTGCAGTTCTATGTGTCCCACTGGCTGGGGGCCACCGAGTGTGTCCTCCTGGCCGTCATGTCCTACGACCGCTACGctgccatctgcaagcccctgcACTACACGGTCATCATGCACACACGGCTCTGCCTGGGCCTGGCCTTCACCTCCTGGTTTGGGGGTCTGACCACCAGCATGGTGGGCTCCACGCTCACCATGCTCTTACCACTGTGTGGGCACAATTGCATTGaccacttcttttgtgagatgcCCCTCATTATGCAACTGGCCTGTGTGGACACCAGGGTCAACGAACTTGAGATGTATGTTGCCAGCTTTGTCTTTGTGGTCCTGCCCCTGGGCCTCATCCTGGTGTCCTACGGCCACATCGCCCAGGCTGTGTTGAAGATCCGGTCAGCAGAGGGGCGGAGGAAGGCCTTCggcacctgctcctcccacctggcCGTCGTGTCCTTGTTCTATGGGAGCATCCTCTTCATGTACCTCCAGCCGGCAAAGAGCAGCTCTCATGAGCAGGGCAAGTTCATAGCTCTCTTCTACACCGTGgccacccccatgctgaacccgcTCATCTACACGCTGAGGAACAAGGACGTGAAGCAGGCGCTCAGACACTGCGTTGGAGCCCTGCTGTGA